A single Trachemys scripta elegans isolate TJP31775 chromosome 20, CAS_Tse_1.0, whole genome shotgun sequence DNA region contains:
- the CDCA8 gene encoding borealin, with amino-acid sequence MGTTQKPAISTHRAPPNTMAPSRKKTANGTSKNNVKKKKLAAFLKDFDREVQTRIDQLQTNGQNLLKELDNLYNIENLRLPLALREMNWLDYFAKGGSKKALEEAATADLELSEINKLTAEVIQTPFRIVKKAEKSKQDIDAIEEETELSLLPVAKKRKQDNKALEESEPEHANVNPKTGKVKTSTKKLLVSKSRRAPSARVKRISKRSSKNNFVTPALGRVPDACTWGRTSTVTPKFDSRLFKTPGLRTPAAREHVYIVSANGSPLAHSNDVIITVPVGGGESIRLAASELTKRNLSHLNPEALGIMKKLSVRLAQACNSTNTQR; translated from the exons ATGGGAACCACACAGAAACCTGCAATAAGCACACACAG AGCTCCACCCAACACCATGGCACCATCCAGGAAGAAAACAGCCAATGGAACCAGCAAAAACAATGTGAAGAAGAAAAAGCTCGCTGCATTTTTAAAGGACTTTGACCGTGAAG tccAAACGAGAATTGATCAGCTACAAACAAATGGGCAAAATCTTCTCAAGGAATTGGATAATCTTTATAACATAGAAAACCTCAGACTTCCTCTAGCACTGAGAGAAATGAACTGGCTTGACTACTTTG CTAAAGGAGGAAGTAAAAAGGCCCTAGAAGAAGCAGCAACG GCAGATTTGGAACTATCAGAAATAAACAAACTTACAGCAGAAGTTATCCAGACGCCTTTCAGAATTGTCAAGAAAG CTGAAAAATCCAAACAGGATATCGATGCCATTGAAGAAGAAACAGAACTTAGTTTGCTCCCTGTAGCTAAGAAGAGGAAACAGGACAACAAAGCCCTTGAAGAATCAGAGCCAGAACATGCAAATGTTAATCCCAAAACAGGAAAG GTGAAGACCTCAAcgaaaaaactgctagtttcgAAGAGCAGAAGAGCTCCATCAGCGAGAGTGAAACGCATTAGTAAAAG GTcaagcaaaaataattttgtcACTCCAGCCCTTGGCCGAGTCCCTGATGCCTGCACATGGGGAAGGACCTCCACTGTCACCCCTAAGTTTGATTCCAG GCTTTTCAAGACACCAGGTCTACGCACGCCTGCAGCACGTGAACATGTTTACATAGTCTCTGCAAACGGCAGCCCTCTTGCTCACAGCAACGATGTCATCATTACAGTTCCTGTCGGAGGAGGAGAG AGCATTCGTTTAGCAGCCAGTGAGCTGACCAAAAGGAATTTGAGTCATCTCAATCCAGAGGCCCTGGGAATTATGAAGAAGCTATCA GTTCGTCTTGCACAAGCATGCAACAGCACGAACACCCAAAGATGA
- the C20H1orf109 gene encoding uncharacterized protein C1orf109 homolog, with the protein MSESSAILVLHQSLQKCFQAIQQQQEAWQTALTDCKPLLSSLSNLAEQMQACQKVTFAHTPLRDFPDLEEQLKYKQRCAAETLLEELGGKVADLQKVRDVVSGYVGTVFQLYEQHADVLGFEVLVQRTALIPSLADMLEWLHDIERYYRHVYLESKLLLLQIRYENLPDMQTLPQSWERILEHNSRNTVQDTLLKVSFLDTL; encoded by the exons ATGTCAGAGAGCTCAGCCATCCTGGTCCTTCATCAGTCCCTGCAAAAGTGCTTCCAGGCCATACAGCAGCAGCAAGAGGCTTGGCAGACGGCGCTGACCGACTGTAAGCCTCTCCTGAGCTCCCTCAGCAATCTGGCGGAGCAGATGCAGGCCTGCCAGAAGGTCACATTTGCACATACACCACTGCGAGACTTCCCGGATCTGGAAGAGCAGTTAAAGTACAAGCAGCGCTGTGCAGCAGAGACCCTGCTGGAGGAACTGGGGGGCAAAGT AGCTGACTTGCAGAAAGTGCGGGATGTAGTTAGTGGCTACGTGGGCACTGTTTTCCAACTCTATGAGCAGCATGCGGATGTGCTTGGTTTTGAGGTTTTGGTGCAGCGTACTGCTCTTATCCCCTCGCTGGCTGACATGTTGGAATGGCTGCATGATATTGAGAGATATTACCGACATGT ATACCTGGAGAgtaaactcctcctcctccaaatccGATATGAGAACTTGCCAGACATGCAAACCCTGCCGCAGTCCTGGGAGAGGATTTTGGAGCACAATAGCCGAAACACGGTTCAAG ACACTCTTCTGAAGGTCTCCTTTCTGGACACTCTGTGA